TAGATCTTGATTGTCACTGTtatatttcctttcagttcagttcagttcagtcactcagtcgtgtccgactctccatcgagtcagtgatgccatccagccatctcatcctctgtcgtccccttctcctcctgcccccaatccctcccagcatcagagtcttttccaatgagtcaactcttcgcatgaggtggccaaagtgctggagtttcagctttagcatcattccttccaaagaaatcccagggctgatctccttcagaatggactggttggatctccttgcagtccatgggactctcaagagtcttctccaacaccacagttcaaaagcatcaattctttggcgctcagccttcttcacagtccaactctcacatccatgcatgaccacaggaaaaaccatagccttgactagatgaacctttgttggcaaagtaatgtctctgcttttgaatatgctatctaggttggtcataactttccttctaaggagtaagcgtcttttaatttcatggctgcagtcaccatctgcagtgattttggagcccccaaaaaataaagtctgacactgtttccactctttccccatctatttcccataaagtgatgggaccagatgccatgatcttcgttttccgaatgttgagctttaagccaactttttcaccctccactttcactttcatatatttccTTTACTTATATGCAAAGTTTTGTAACAGAAGCATTTGCTTTTCTTCAGGGTTTAGTTAGGATTACCCACGTATGTAAGACCTCTAAGTGGCCCTTTGTTTTGTTCAGGTGCATGGAGAGTCTAAGAAGTTTTTTAAACCactacttaaaaatgtatttcagtcCTCATATAACACGTTAATAGAAAACATGAGTTTTCAGATAATTATTCTTTGATTATGTTTAAGGCCAATTTTTGTctcacagaaaacaaagatttttttgaaaaattatcaaAGTTCCCATTTCTCTGATGTCTCTGATACTTGGGTCTCTCTTCTTATCTTTCATCTCAATCTATTACAAAAGTACTTTTTGAGTTCTCCCTTTGTTTGATCAAAGGCATTTGTGTGAATGGTacctttttcctctgttttttcccaatatctttttgccttccaCAGTGCCTCACACACTgatgtcttcatttttatttgtttattaaataCAATGCTGCCCGCTCTATAGttgccctccctctcttccttaaTAACACATCAAATGTACACATCGAAACTCTTACTACATTGGTTTTCTAATGTCCTGGGGTAGTCTGTGTCAGAAATATGTATAAAAGTTTGACTGCCAGTTCATAATTTTTCAGTTACACCTTGGCCTTGGTTTGCATAACTAATTTGTATTCCACCCATATTAAAAACAAGTAGCAGACTTTTTAGCTCTACCAAAGCTGAAACTTTTAATAGTAAGTAGAAGGCAGGCATTTTTGACTAAGCTTCTTGTCCATTCTGTAAGTTTATTAGAGTTCActcatcctcttccttcttcattGGCAGAAAGAGGtgtattgtgtattttttatcaaaataatttgaGCTATTCAAGGTATATGTGCTAACATATTGATACATGAACTTTTTCTCCAACTTTAGTACACTTGAGGAATATAGCATAGTGCTATTAGTAACAGAGATTCATTTACCACAGCAGTTCTCATTTGAATTAGAAATAGAAGGCATGCTCTCCAGACAGAGGCATATCAGAATCTGAAATAGGGAAGTGAAGTTGAGGGAGGTAAAGCTCAGAAAAACAGATGTCATTTGGCACACCCCTTCCATTCAGCAGCTAACAGTTGCTTGTTTTAAGGTTAATACTTTGAGATTTTAAAGGCTTTATGCATTAATGTTTATGCCTTATTCTCtctgtatatgcatatatgactTTGATGGAACTGATTTAACATTATGTTCTTGATTATTATTAACAATCAATATAATGACCACTTACATATGtaacaatattatatatttattataaaacaagTATATGGTTGGGAAAATTCAAATGGTAGAGGTTTCtagtattaataaaaattaaagacccTTCCCATCCCTCCCCAGTAGTAAGAGTTTGGTAtatattcttcattctttttcattctgtttatacatacacatgtaaaaTGTACATGTGAGACCTACATTATTTATATACTACagacaaatatatgcatatatagttATGTAAGTGGTTTATTTTAATAGCTACATTGTGTTTCACTGTATAAATataacatttgtttaaaaatcacataCACTGTTGAATATTTAGGACTTTTCTACTGTTTCAAATAATGCTACATAAACATTCTTTTAGTATATAGTGCCCTATCCTGTCAGTGGGGTAGCGTCTAATGAGTGGAATTGTTGAATCCTAGTCAGCCTGCCCAGTTACCCTTCCCAGTGACTACATCAATTTATAGCCAATAAATTGGTGGTTGTGTTTTTTCATTAACACTAGTATTAGTTTGTCCATTACTTGGTTCACAATCCCTGATAATAAGTGTTGAAAAGATGTTATTCTTAGGCAGAAAAACATGTTTCACTAAATcgtttttctcttcattttggcTACTCAAACTCTCAGCTAAGTTTGTTTAATTATACACTTTCCTTATTTTGTGATAGAATCATTATATACATCTAAATACACGTTAGTTACttgacttcttttccttcttgttttaatttagtttttttgagagcaatcttaaatccttttaaaatataacatgtataaataaatattaagagaaaaacaatgtTTGATAGGATCAGACTTCAGTTTTCAGAGTACTTTCCTATATACATGGTCTCATTTgagttttataataattatacttATGGGCTAGaaccatatatttttatttttacagaagaGATAACAGATTCAAATAATAGTTTAGTGATGGAACTTGgactagaacccagatctcctgattTTTTAGTTTGCTTCTTTCCTTCCACTTTGATTTCGTTGGTATATAGTCAAGAAGAAAGCTCTGTGTGTTGAATACAGTGGAATTTGCTCATTAACTCTAATTGAGAAATTGTGGTTTGATTCTGTTAACCTTCTGATTCTTTCAAGTTATCCAGCAGTGTTAATCTCAGAATactttttacatatttcttttttcccctttgtctaACATAAGTAAAATTTATGGAGTTAGCTAAAGTGGATGGATTGTATATTCCAGTATCTGAATTTTCACAGGTATTATTTACTAAACTAAATTGTAGCCATtaactgttattatttctttattaaacagtaaataatataatttttaatacataaatgaCTTGGGATATTAGTCATGCAGAGCTAGCTGACAGTTGATCCCAAACCATCAATAATTTCCTTCTAAGAGACACAAAGTAACATGCTCAAGTCAGACATGTTGACTTTGTTAAAATCCATTATGTAGTTTTATATGTAATACTGTGATTTTTTAGTCCTTCTCTTTCTGGAATACTTGAACTCTTAACAGGAGAAAGTGTCTAACTTTTTCCATGTACCAAAGGttaattcagtttcttttataaAGTGAAATGTCTTGTATGAGccaaaatttatttcctttggagCAGATGAATGACACATGTGAATAATCAATGGATTCTACGTGAGAAGGCTTGAATATGTAGCTTAGAAATAGCAATAAGATACTTTTTCCTAAATGATCATCTTGGGCTCCAGTTTTAAACTCTATGAGAGGTCTGTGGTAATTAAGTTCCATAGGACATTTCAGTTGTCTCATTGAGTGGATTTCTGTTACACTTTATGTATTCCTAACTGAGTAAGAGAACAGAATGCACTACTGAACTGCTTTATTAATTAtgcattaaaataatcatttattggGTGCCTATTACATACCCATGTCTGtggtaataaatacatgaatgtaGAGAAGAAATATAGTACATAGTTAATGCAAGAATAAAGGAAGTGTGGGTCACAGAGTGGTATCTGTTCTCAACCAAATAACTTCAAATGGAATttaacattttctcattttatttttttaattgttttaactaACATTATTATAAATTGTAATGTGGTTCATAGAGTATACTTGTATTCTATAGAAATTGGATATAAGTTTTCCTGAGCAGaaagttcggagaaggcagtggcaccccactccaatactcttgcctggaaaatcccatggacagaggagcctggtaggctgcagtccgtggggtctctaggagtcggacacgactgagcgacttcactttcacttttcactttcatgcattggagaaggaaatggcaacccactccagtgttcttgcctggagaatcccagggattggggagcctggtgggctgccgtctttggggtcgcacagagtcagataggactgaagtgacttagcagcagcagcagagcagaaaGTTACTTGACTATACAGAATCTTTCTTGGTGATGTTATCTGCTGTAATAATTTCTCCTAAATATGTCTTGCAAATTATTCTTTgaatttagtgtgtgtgtgtgttatatggtATTAATTAAACTTGTAACAATAAAATCTGTTGGATTTTAGTTGCCATTACCCAAGGAGGAGCAATACAACTGGCTAACAATGGTACTGATGGGGTACAGGGCCTGCAGACATTAACCATGACCAATGCAGCTGCCACTCAGCCAGGTACTACCATCCTGCAGTATGCACAGACCACTGATGGACAGCAAATCCTAGTGCCCAGCAACCAAGTTGTTGTTCAAGGTAAGAGAAGTTAGAACTCACAGGTGTAAATTCTTTAAAAGGTTAAAATTTTACAGACTCAGAAAAAAGTAAGTATGGTAATGCAAAGCACTGTTAAAATACAGCTTATTTTCTGCAACATAGATAATATTGTCCATGAACTCTTCTTCCGTTATTCCAATTAGACCAAAATGTCATGGCATAAAAAcaactattttcagttttaaaaatataacttctaTATTTAACACCTTTAACATTTGGATGTAGGAGAAATGGGGTAGGCTAGAGGGAAAGACAATAAAATTAGGAGTTTAAAAAGCTAGTTTCTAAATCTAAGTATATAGATTTGCTTTGTGACCTTCAGAAAGAGCCAGCCTCCCttgacctcatttttttttcagtgtgtcACATGAAAAGTTGTGCTAAATCACTGATAAGAATCTTCGGAGGTTCAAATTCTGTTTCTCTGCTTTTAGTCAAAAGTAATTTATATCTTCATTTCTATGgtcatcattttttatttcaaaggaaaTCATTATATTCTGAAGAATCTTTTGCCAGTGTGCAAGTCCACTGCTCTATAAGCAAGAATAGTTAAATCCATGATGAATTACAAAAATTCAAAAactacaaatattttttctttttttgttttcttgttgttttcttcctgtttgtTTCAGAAATCTCTATCAATAGTGGatcatttttctttgaattcattgtatattttaaGAAGATTTATGCCAGATTTAAAATTTGCATATTAAGGAGATAGTACATCTGTTTCTAAAGATATTTTCATTAATAGTATGTTTTGTCTCTATTAGGTAATGACAGATATGCCCCTTCACCATGGATGATTAATTTTCAATAATTCTAAAACCAGCTAAAGaatcataatatatttaaagggcCCTAGTGTACTTACAGGATATTTTGTTACTAAACAAATAATATTTGAAGAAGATAATATTTTGCTTATTAATGGGAGTAAAACACCTTTTCACTTTACACGCAGGTACTCAAAAATTGTAAAGCAGGATGTCAGTGAATTTGAATTCTGAACGTCAGTTTGAAGATGGTAACACATTTAGTATATACATCTTTTTGACTCAAACTACACATTTTAATTGATACTAATAACAAATATGGATGATTTTTAAAGAGTTTCAAATTCTCTCAGATAATGTTAGGTTTCTTATTCCTAGGAGGGCATATTTATTATTaagctgtttttagaaagagacttttttatttcacaaatgatagatcatttaattataaaaataaaacttcaatttATTTAGCCATTATCATTTACATTAAAGCAGTGCTTACAGGTGATATAATTGATCAAGTGATACATTTTTTCGTCCTTTCAGTTTTGTTACAATCAGGAATTTATAATAGTTGACCATaatgctttattttctcttcgATTTTGCTATTTTTTGAAAAGTCATGGTCGTTTTTATGTCGTGGCAAGAGTTTACTtgaaattttttaatgtgaatttacCAGTATCAAAGGAAGACATTGAGGACTATACTTTGTCTAGGAAGATCATCCAAGCTGTGCCCTACTTACCTTTTAGGTTTAAGGCTGGTAAACATGTTAACAACAGAACAGAACTATGTTCCAATGAAAGATAAATGTAAGATCCAGCAGATATaagtcatgaagatcctttttcaTCCAAGTGCCTATACTAATAAATACACTAAATTGGGAATTATTTCTGAGTAATGAATGAGCCAAAGAGTGCTGCTGATCTCAACATTTTAGTCAGAATCAtctgttgcttttttccttttaattcaacATGTATGTTCAGATTGATGATTGACCCGTAGTTTTACCAAGTCACAGTGCTTCAGTGTCTCACACCATGCTCACTGTTTCTCTTTTCAGCTGCCTCTGGAGATGTACAGACATACCAGATTCGCACAGCGCCCACTAGCACCATTGCCCCTGGAGTTGTTATGGCGTCTTCCCCAGCACTTCCTACACAGCCTGCTGAAGAAGCGGCGCGAAAGAGAGAGGTTCGCCTCATGAAGAACAGGTACATACATTGCATTTCCTTCGATTGTTGTAGGTCAAGTATAACTTCAGATTATGTCAGTAGCATCTTTgcattgggattttttttctagtaaaatTGATGGATCCTGCTAAAACTTCTTTATTTAATAAGCTGCACTTAATGATGGCTGATGGTCAGTCTTTGATGAGTAGTAGTTCTCTTTCATGCAGTTTCTCCATGAGAGAGATAATGCACAACTTTGCTGTATTTTAACTATTGCTTCAGCCAGCTGactcagttatttaaaaattgttttttgtcACAAGTAGTATCATTAAGAAAATTAggagttgtgtgtgtatataaatggtaagttttatttacattaaatGTATTTGTAATAAGATAAATGTATGATGGCCAGTCCAAGTTTTAATGCATATTAAACACCTAAATAAAGATTTTCAGAAAATAGAGTAATTCTGAGAATATCTTATtattgacaaaaattttaaaatagagctaGTCTTCAACAATGAACATGCTAGATGTCAAAAATTTCTTAAACATGGGAAAGTTATTTCCATAAAGTAAATTCATAGCTGTAAATAGctttgttattaaaaaacaaaagcagaataaaaaatgttatttacttGTATTTACCTTAGTATTTGTATGTATTTAGTTTAGGATTTAAATATTTACCTTAAGATATGGAAGTTATCTAAGACaaaccaaagaaaaggaaaataaagatattaaaagtttgaaacattgaaaatattcctctgcctttcaccCCAAGATTCTTCACATGCTGTGATGAAGTGAAGGAAACATGAAAGTTGAATTTAGAGGATCTAGATTCAAATCCTGGGTCTACCCCTTTTGCTGTGACTTCAGAACATAACCtcctaaacctcagttttctggCATTTTTACAAAGAATCTGTTGTAAAAATAGAATCCCACTACCCACCCAGAGGGTGGTTCTGTGGGTCAAATAAGATAATTCCTTTGAAAGCACTTTGTAACTGCAGTGCTCTAttgaaacatttgtttttctgcaATTTCATTTTTCAGCTCAGATCAGCCTctttgattcctaaaatattcctAGCTATTACAGAATGTTAGTAAATTAGATCTAGACTATGAGAAATGGCAGTTTTTTTCCAGGTTATTAggaaaagagttggaaacaagcTGAGTAACTTATTTGTGCTCTATCAATCTGTGATTTTCTGTAAGTATTTAAGTTAGAATAATAAGCAGAAACATAAAAGCTGTGttcatatttaaatgtatttaaaaatataaactccgTTTAaactttttcagttttaaatgtttGTAAGGAAATGTTTTAaccctttttaaaattagaagcaAGTCTGATTAGAAGTCTCAAGTAAAGGCTAGGCTAAAAAATGTAAGATAACAATATTTACTGAAGAAACCATTTCTCAACAGACACAGCAGTCaggtaaaaaataaatctcttgaTTGTGAAAACATCAGAAAGACTTCAGATTATGTCTATGTAGTCTGGCTCTGTAGAACAGAAACACTTAAGcacaagctgagcaggcagcactACAGCTTCTTGTCTACTCTGGTCTACAGAGAGAGAGCTGCCCatttataaaagcaaattaatttGACTGGCATaccaaattttcctttttctctattcATTTGATTCATGatttcccacacacacacccacccacccacaaacacacacacctccaGGTTGGGGACAGGGCACACAGAGCTACAGCTCCTAACAACCTCTGCTTGCCTGAGATATTCAGGGAAGCTACCTAACTTACTGTGAACTctttaataaaatactttggcTTGGATTTAATTTCACTCTAAGGAAACTTCCCATTGACTGCTATAGCTCCCTTTTCCCGTTATTCCCAGATTCctgctgcttctactttttcaACTTTCATTCACTAGAATTTGCCTTCTGAGCCCACCATACCACTCCTGTGTCTGCAAAAACATACAGATACCCTCCAATTTGGCACATCTAGTATtctgttctcatttcattttacCTTTATGGGAGTACTTGACACTTCTAACTGCTCGTTTCTCTAAGCTCTTCTTTGGCTTATTCACCTGGTTTTCTGCCTACTTTTCAAGTTTTCCCTTGAAACTTTCATGCCTACCTGTATTTCAGGCACCACCTTTATGTTGATACAACTTAATTATATACTGGTTTTGACCTTTCCCTTGAGATATCACTTATTTAGGTACCAGTATATATTAGACACAGTActttgtttctttatatatttcattagTTCTGCCCACAGTAAGAAAGAAGCTTATCTCCACTTTACAGTAAGCAAGTAAATATTTTGGCAGAGGTCACACCTTTTAAGAAATGGGTAGAACTGGGATATGAGCCTGGATCTGACACCAGAGCATGTGCACATGCTACCTCTCGTGTGAGCATGCAATTGTCATCGCCTGCTCTGCCGCGCAAACTGGAACACATGGTGGCAGTGTGCTGGAGGTATGTAGGGCCACGAAGCAAACATGGGAGCTTcccttgaatatttattttgctcaaaaatttggcagaaacaaacattttaaaggtaAAACTAAAGATTCGAAACTAAAGGTAAAACTAAATTCATACCAAAGGTAGTTGGCTTTGGATTGTGCCCCCATCCTTAGTTTTCTCTGGTATTATGGTTATTTAGGTGGAAAAGTTAGAGAATCAGTCTTCTGAACATACTCACTAGGATAGATACCCCTTATGTACCCCACACAAAGGCTGTCCTCTAAACTTGGATAAGGAAAAGTTGTGATTCTTCAAATTCTGTAACATTCAAATTGCCATATACTCAGAAATGAAGCGGTAAATGTTCTAAAAGTATAAATGGTTACATTAATTGTGTTGCTACAGTAACAAAAAATCAGTGTCTTAGAAACAAAAATCTCTTCCTCACTTACTTACATTTTGGCAGCTGCAAGTCATATGCTATGGCTCTCCTCCACGTGCTCCCAGCCAAAGGAGGAGCATCTCTTTGAGGCCTGTCCTTGTAGCAAAGGGAAAGGGGCAATGCTTTTTGAAGCATCTGCTTGATTGTGATGAACATCACGTCCACTCGAGTACCACTGGCGAAAGCACAGGTGAGGACAAGCCCAACGTCAGTGAAATGGGGATGTATACTCTTCCCACAGGGAGGGAGGAGTAAAAAATTATGGAAGCAATGCAACCCCTGTCTTGTAATTTTAGAATGCAGGAAGAATATAACAGTTTTCATAAAAGTAGACGTCATAAAGGAAAAGGTTAAGTAGGTACGACAACACCTATGATTAGCcaaggaaaagataaaatagcAAAGCAAACAAACTAGAAACCTTTTAACATATAAAATCAGGAGACTAATAAGGGTATGTAATAGGTAGATTTAAAGACAATGAATTAGAAAtagggtttaaaaaaataaaaaattcaaagcaaGTAAAGTGTATGCTATGTCAGTGAAGGTACATCCATTcagcttcccaggttgctcagctggtaaagaattgcctgcaaagcaggaggccctggttcgatttctgggtcaggaaaatcccttggagaagggatagactacccactccagtattcttgggctttcctaggGCTTTCCCCTGGGAAAATTCTTtatggctcagaccgtaaagaatccatCCTCAATGCAGAagtcctgggttcagtccctgggtttggaagatcccctggagaagggaacagctactcattctagtattcttgcctggaatattccatggacagaggagcctggcaggctgtagaccatggggttgcaaagagtctgacacgactgagcaactttcactttttcattcaacTATATAAAACCAACCATTAATAATGAAGGTTTGTTTTTATTGAGATGGGAAGATGCTCATAGTGGAAAAGAGCAGGTTaccaatatatatattataatcccatttttatttatttttattacagaagATAAACATACTCATTATAAGCATATTAGGAAACATAACCTAAAATATATACTCACCACTAATGTACCACCCAAAATGTTAACATTCTGGagtataatttttttcccctagtataTATGTGCAATGATAAATAACATACTTTTagtatagtttttaattttttattttggaaaaattttagCTTATGGGAACAGTTAAAAGCATTTTAGTACAGAGTTCTAGATACTCTTATCAACCTTCTCAACTTTCTTACAATTTTAGCATATTATATAACCAGTCTGTGTTTCTTAAAACTAAAGAAATTAACATTCTGTCATATACTGTGGATAGTAATTAACATA
The window above is part of the Bos javanicus breed banteng chromosome 2, ARS-OSU_banteng_1.0, whole genome shotgun sequence genome. Proteins encoded here:
- the CREB1 gene encoding cyclic AMP-responsive element-binding protein 1 isoform X6 is translated as MTNAAATQPGTTILQYAQTTDGQQILVPSNQVVVQAASGDVQTYQIRTAPTSTIAPGVVMASSPALPTQPAEEAARKREVRLMKNREAARECRRKKKEYVKCLENRVAVLENQNKTLIEELKALKDLYCHKSD
- the CREB1 gene encoding cyclic AMP-responsive element-binding protein 1 isoform X7, which produces MSVNLNSERQFEDAASGDVQTYQIRTAPTSTIAPGVVMASSPALPTQPAEEAARKREVRLMKNREAARECRRKKKEYVKCLENRVAVLENQNKTLIEELKALKDLYCHKSD